A window of Roseobacter fucihabitans genomic DNA:
AAAACCAAGACCAACGACAGCCGCCATCAAGGGCGCACCCACGCCGACCTGCCCCAGGAGCGTCAAAGTGACCAGCATCGCAGCCGAGCCAAAGCATCCGCCGATGACCCAGGCGCGCAGCGAGCCGATCTTGAAGCCCGTGGCCATGACGCCCACAAGCACCATGCCCATGAACACACCGCCGTTTTGTGCGCCTGAGAGCGAGGTGGATTGTCCGGGCGTGAAGTCGAACACCAGACCCGCATAGGGTTCCAGGATCAGTTCCTGCATGAAATAGGCGGTCATGGAGAGAAAGACGAAAAGCGTGAAATTGCGTGCTTTGCGTTCGGCCCAGACCTCCGCGAGGCCTTCGCGGAAGGGCATGGGCGCGACTTCGGGGGCCGCGTCCACGCGGGCCTCGATGCCCCAGACGGCGATGCAGGTCAAAACAAACGCGCCGCCGGTGACGATGGCCACGATCTTGAGCAGCAGGGTTGCGGAATAGGGGTCAAGCTGCGCGCCGACGACGCCCGCGGTGATTGCGATACCGGCGATCATCATCAGCCAGGTGATCGTCGCTGCCGCCGCGCGCCGGGTGGGTGCCGTGGCCGTTGCGAGCAAAGCCAGCAGTGAGGTGCCTGAGGCCCCGACGCCGAGGCCGATCAACGCATAGGCGACGACAGACAGCACCATGCCCATGGCAAATTGCGTTTCCATGATGACCACGCCGTAGGCCGCGAGCATTGCACCCGCGGCGAGCGCGGCCATGCCACGGATGATCCAACGCGTTCGATTGCCGCCCGTATCGGACAGAAAGCCCCAGTTGGGCCGCGTGATCTGGATGCCGTAATGCAGCGCCACGAGCAGGCCCGGCAAAACAGCGGGCAGGGCCAGTTCCACCACCATCAGGCGGTTCAGCGTCGAGGTGGTCAGCACGACGATGGCCCCGAGGCACATCTGCACCAGACCCATCCTGACGATGGCAAACCAGCTTAAGGTCATAGCCCGGACCCCATGCTGCGCAGCGCGAAGGCCGTGACCATCATGCCGCTGACATAAAGTAAAACGCCGGTGCCATTATACCAGGGGGCTTTACCCTTGGGGTCCTTGAACAGGACGGTCATGGCCCAAAGCTGCACCAGAACCAGAGCCATGACCGCCGCCGCGTGATAGGGCAGCGCCCAATGGGCGAGCAACAAAATGACCCCGGCCTGCGGGATGGTCATGACGGTGCAAGCGACTTTGGCGGCGCGTTCAGGGCCAAGCGTGACCGGGAGAGAGTTGACGCCCATTTGCCGGTCACCCTCCAAGGCTTTGAAATCATTGAGGGTCATAATGCCATGCGCGCCGATACCATAAAGCAGCGCGACGATGACGATGGGCCAGCCCGGCGCACCCGCGCTCAGCACGGCGGCCCCGGTAAACCACGGCAGGCTTTCATAGCTCAGCCCGACGAGCCCCGGACCCCACCAGCCGGAACGTTTCAGGCGCACGGGTTCCGCGGAATAGGCCCAGGCGGCGAGCACACCGATCACGGTCGCGCCGAAACCCCATGGACCCAACTGCCAACCGACCAGCAAGGACAAGGCGGACATCGCCAGCGCAATCCACAACCCCCATTTGCCGGGGATGCGCCCGGAGGGAATCGGGCGGTCCGGTTCGTTGATGGCATCCACATGACGATCGCACCAATCATTCGCGGCCTGAGACATGCCGCATACGACAGGACCGGCGAGGATGACGCCCAGAATGACAAGCCCCAGATGCGCGGAAGGCGCAACACCCGAAGAGATCACACCGCAGACATAGGCCCACATTGGCGGGAACCACGTGATGGGCTTGATGAGCCGCAGCGCGGCTACGGGTTCGGGAAAACGGCGAGATTGTATTATTGTTGTGACAGTCATGTGTAAACTATGACTGACACTTTGAGTCGACGCAAGAGGGTCAACGAACCGTTAAGGCGAAGCTTCAGCCGTTTTTATTCAGCAGGCTGAATTTGCGCAGCTTCACGTAGAGGCTTTGCCGCGACAGGCCGAGCATTTCCGCTGCCGCCACACGGTTGTTGTTTGTCAGCTCAACCGCGGTTTGTATGCACATCTTCTCAACAACGTCTGTGGTTTCGGCTACAATATCCTTGAGCGAGGCCGATCCGACCAGATCCATCACGTTACGGGCGGATTCCGGGGTCATTTGGTTTTGCGTTTCTGATTGCGGCCGGGCGGCTTCAACGCGGCTGACGTCCCGGATGACACAGCCGATTACGGAAGTATCCGCCGCATCCAGATGGGTCGCTGAAATCTCAACAGTCAGACGTGCGCCCAGATCATTGATCAATTTGGTCGAATACACCCGCATGCGCCTAGATCGTTCAGGCTGATCGGTCAGAACGGAGAGATCAATCTGTCCCCTGACCAGAAAATCCGAAAGGCTCCGGCCGACGACATCGGATTGATGCACGGCACCGACCAGATCAAGAAAGCTCTCGTTGACGGAGGTGATCATGCCCTTGTCGGACATGAACAACATCGAGTCGCTGCCGGAGCGGAACAGATCCAGAGCCTGCGTCGCCGCCGCGTCAGGTGCGTTCGAGACCTCATTGTCCCGAGAGATGCGACACAACAGAACACGCTGCCCACCGGCACGGAAAACCACCGGGCGTACGATCAGATTACCCGAGCCGCGTGACGATCGCAGTGTGACCTGACCACCATCCTCAGAGAGCGTGGCATTCATCAGGCTGTCCATGAGACCGATATTTGAGTGATCCGAGAATTGCTGGGCAAAGCTGCTGCCCTTCAGAGCATCAAGTTTAAGACCAAGCAGAGCCGCTGCGGCCTCATTGGCGTCATCGATCTTGCCCGACTGCACGGGGACAAAAACAACCGCTTCCTGGCAATGGGCCAAAAGCATGCGGAACCGGGCGTCGAATTCACGACGCGCTTCATATCCCTGTTCCAGCGCGATCTGCGCTTGCACGAGCTGTTGTTGTGTCTCTGCGATAGGGCGCAGATCCCTGCCCAAAAGCAGGGCCGCGTTTTCATGCCCGAAGCGGTGGAACGTATAGCGGACGGGGTATTGCCAGACGGCATTGTCGCTGTGGTTCAGTTCCAGAGATTTGCGCGGAACTTCACCGGCCATATAGGCCGCATGCGCCGCTTCGAATTTGGGAACACATTCACGGGTCAGAAAGTCGACGACCGGCCGGCCTTCCCAGTGCTTTAGATTGCCGAATGACTCGCTTTGAGCATTCAGCACGACAGAGAGGATATAACCTTCGGCAGAGATGACCAATGCGATATCCGACGCGGCACCGATGATGCTGCCCAGAAACTCCGGCTCAATCAGTGGAACGGCACCGCTGCTCCAGAAGTTGTTCCCACCGGAAGTCATCTTGGTGCCAAAATTCTGCTGCGTCGCATGCAGGCTGCGGCCGCTGCTTTCGCGCTATTTGAAACCAAATCCACGCCCGTCTGTTCCTCAAGATTTTCCGTATCTCGGGTGATGGCCCCCCCCAGAGCAATCAGGGGATCTCTCGCACCCGCGCGACGGATGGCCCTAACAGTGGCAGATATTGTTGAGAGCGATTCATTGCGCGAACAGGTAATCAGAACAACATCGGGTTGGGTTTCCGTAACACGCGACGTCAGAGTCTCAGGGGTTTCATCAAATGAAATACTCACATCACAGCCGATGCGGCGCAGCTGCGCGGCGACGACATTCACACCCAGGAAATGCTGCTCACCCGGCGGCAAGACGACGATGGCGCGCAAATGTTTGGTGGCAGCATTGCTTTCAAAGTGGGGGTGCAGGACAACCTGATCCAGCAGAGACTGCAAACGCAATGTACCGATGGTCACCGCCGCAAAGCTGATCTTATCCTCGACCCACTTTTGCCCAAGGTCGCGGGCAGCGTTTGGAATATAGATATCCAGAATCGTATCCGCGCTCAGGCCATGGCCGCGCAGCTCAGCGAACATCTGTTTCGCTTCAAATGGGTCTGCGGATAAAACTGAGCACACAAGAAGATCGAGGAGGATCTGACGCGTGCCATCGCTGTTGCGCAATTTCGTTTCATTCAGGGCGGAGATCACACGTCCGGCAAGCACATCAGTAGGTGTCGCAGCGAATTCGCGGCGGTCATACGTCCCTGATTGATCATCTTGCGGCATGTTACCACCTGGGCGAACGGGTTTCTTTGTTCTTATGTGCGGACTACAGCGTCAATTTTGTCGCTGATGGCATCAAACCTCTGCCTAGAACGCCAGAATGTCAAATCAAATTGACATTTTTATGCCGTGCTTCCGCATCAGAGTAGACCTGATTTCCCCAATTTTCGTAATATATTATGATTATCACTGTGTTTTTTGCAAAAAGCCTAAAAAGCAATCGATGAAATCTATGACGTCAATGTGTAAGTTATAGTTGACACTTTTCCGAGAAAACAGCTACCTTCAATCGAGAAGACGGGAGAGGTCATCAGCACGATGCAAAACCAAGCGGTGGAAAAATCCACAACAACAGGTCTCTATACAGCCGAAGAGCGCAAGCGGCGCGATGCGACCGTATGGACGCTCATTCAGGGCGTCTTGGCCCCACTGCAGTTTCTGGTGTTTCTGGTCTCCCTGGCCCTGGTGGTGCGCTACTTATGGAGCGGGCATGGATATGAGGCGGCGACGCTGTCCATTCTGGTCAAGACCGGGTTCCTTTATCTGATAATGATTACCGGCGCGATTTGGGAAAAAGTTGTTTTTGGTCAATACCTTTTCGCCCCTGCCTTCTTTTGGGAAGACGTCTTTTCCTTTGCCGTGATCGCGCTGCACACAGCCTATGTCTGGGCGTTGTTTGCAGGTATGCTCGCGCCCTATTCGCTGATGCTTTTGGCGCTCGCAGCTTACGCGGCCTATATCATCAATGCTGCGCAATTCATCTTGAAATTACGCGCTGCGCGACTCCAGGCGCAAGGGCTTCAGTACCAATCCGGGGAGGTCAGCGTATGACTGAATTGCCGCGTCTTCCCGTCTCCGGCGGATGCCGGGATGAACCGATTCTCAAGCAGCGTGGACAGCGTGAGGTTTTCTGCGGTCTGACGGGAATCATCTGGTTGCACCGTAAGATGCAGGATGCGTTTTTCCTCGTGATCGGCAGCCGCACCTGCGCGCATCTGCTGCAATCCGC
This region includes:
- the chlG gene encoding chlorophyll synthase ChlG, with the translated sequence MTVTTIIQSRRFPEPVAALRLIKPITWFPPMWAYVCGVISSGVAPSAHLGLVILGVILAGPVVCGMSQAANDWCDRHVDAINEPDRPIPSGRIPGKWGLWIALAMSALSLLVGWQLGPWGFGATVIGVLAAWAYSAEPVRLKRSGWWGPGLVGLSYESLPWFTGAAVLSAGAPGWPIVIVALLYGIGAHGIMTLNDFKALEGDRQMGVNSLPVTLGPERAAKVACTVMTIPQAGVILLLAHWALPYHAAAVMALVLVQLWAMTVLFKDPKGKAPWYNGTGVLLYVSGMMVTAFALRSMGSGL
- a CDS encoding cobalamin B12-binding domain-containing protein, which translates into the protein MPQDDQSGTYDRREFAATPTDVLAGRVISALNETKLRNSDGTRQILLDLLVCSVLSADPFEAKQMFAELRGHGLSADTILDIYIPNAARDLGQKWVEDKISFAAVTIGTLRLQSLLDQVVLHPHFESNAATKHLRAIVVLPPGEQHFLGVNVVAAQLRRIGCDVSISFDETPETLTSRVTETQPDVVLITCSRNESLSTISATVRAIRRAGARDPLIALGGAITRDTENLEEQTGVDLVSNSAKAAAAACMRRSRILAPR
- the ppsR gene encoding transcriptional regulator PpsR, whose translation is MTSGGNNFWSSGAVPLIEPEFLGSIIGAASDIALVISAEGYILSVVLNAQSESFGNLKHWEGRPVVDFLTRECVPKFEAAHAAYMAGEVPRKSLELNHSDNAVWQYPVRYTFHRFGHENAALLLGRDLRPIAETQQQLVQAQIALEQGYEARREFDARFRMLLAHCQEAVVFVPVQSGKIDDANEAAAALLGLKLDALKGSSFAQQFSDHSNIGLMDSLMNATLSEDGGQVTLRSSRGSGNLIVRPVVFRAGGQRVLLCRISRDNEVSNAPDAAATQALDLFRSGSDSMLFMSDKGMITSVNESFLDLVGAVHQSDVVGRSLSDFLVRGQIDLSVLTDQPERSRRMRVYSTKLINDLGARLTVEISATHLDAADTSVIGCVIRDVSRVEAARPQSETQNQMTPESARNVMDLVGSASLKDIVAETTDVVEKMCIQTAVELTNNNRVAAAEMLGLSRQSLYVKLRKFSLLNKNG
- a CDS encoding BCD family MFS transporter, whose amino-acid sequence is MTLSWFAIVRMGLVQMCLGAIVVLTTSTLNRLMVVELALPAVLPGLLVALHYGIQITRPNWGFLSDTGGNRTRWIIRGMAALAAGAMLAAYGVVIMETQFAMGMVLSVVAYALIGLGVGASGTSLLALLATATAPTRRAAAATITWLMMIAGIAITAGVVGAQLDPYSATLLLKIVAIVTGGAFVLTCIAVWGIEARVDAAPEVAPMPFREGLAEVWAERKARNFTLFVFLSMTAYFMQELILEPYAGLVFDFTPGQSTSLSGAQNGGVFMGMVLVGVMATGFKIGSLRAWVIGGCFGSAAMLVTLTLLGQVGVGAPLMAAVVGLGFFNGVFAVAAIGSMMALASDGRDAREGTRMGLWGAAQALAAGFGGLVGAASVDIMRAGVATSDATAFGTVFLIEAALFIAAAYMALRVMERPAALHSSLVPGE
- the bchF gene encoding 2-vinyl bacteriochlorophyllide hydratase encodes the protein MQNQAVEKSTTTGLYTAEERKRRDATVWTLIQGVLAPLQFLVFLVSLALVVRYLWSGHGYEAATLSILVKTGFLYLIMITGAIWEKVVFGQYLFAPAFFWEDVFSFAVIALHTAYVWALFAGMLAPYSLMLLALAAYAAYIINAAQFILKLRAARLQAQGLQYQSGEVSV